A genomic segment from Nitrospinaceae bacterium encodes:
- a CDS encoding beta-ketoacyl-[acyl-carrier-protein] synthase family protein, whose product MARPQKRVVVTGYGMMTPLGGDVASSFDAAREGKSGIDYIRLFDPAKLPCQIAGEVDDAWIEAREVPSHRKLLKFATRGVRMMLTATGESASHARLSEIADRSRIGVAIGSHGEHPDIPQMIQLFRQWRPGGGSPWEGHWDFSELFNSGGYDFLQFYRRKIDVATSVVATGFDAQGPTISVCSACAAGGQAVGEALRLIRDGKADAMIAGGCESAISYAGFFGFVLLTALVEKYETPQMASRPFDRRRNGFVMSEGAGSLVLEELEHALARKAPILGEVLGYGDSADAFRITDMHPKGAGAVLAMRGALADAGISIEDVDYINAHGTSTPKNDLTETTAIKQVFGDRASSIPISSNKSMVGHTIGAAGAVEAIFSLEGMRRSEILPTINYENPDPKCDLDYVPNEMRPSEHRVVLSNSFGFGGQNASLCFGRYEGE is encoded by the coding sequence ATGGCACGGCCCCAAAAACGTGTCGTAGTTACCGGCTACGGGATGATGACTCCCCTCGGGGGAGATGTTGCCTCCAGTTTCGATGCGGCGCGCGAGGGAAAATCCGGCATCGACTATATCCGCCTTTTCGACCCGGCGAAGCTGCCCTGTCAAATTGCTGGTGAAGTGGACGACGCCTGGATTGAGGCACGCGAGGTGCCCTCCCACCGCAAACTTCTAAAATTTGCCACGCGTGGCGTCCGGATGATGCTTACAGCTACGGGAGAGTCCGCGAGCCACGCTCGCCTTAGCGAGATTGCTGATCGCTCTCGCATTGGGGTCGCGATCGGATCGCATGGCGAGCACCCTGATATTCCCCAGATGATTCAACTATTCCGCCAGTGGCGCCCGGGTGGTGGCTCCCCCTGGGAGGGCCATTGGGACTTCAGCGAGCTATTTAATTCGGGTGGCTACGATTTCCTTCAGTTCTATCGGCGAAAAATAGATGTGGCCACTTCTGTAGTGGCGACAGGGTTTGATGCCCAAGGACCGACGATTTCGGTTTGCTCGGCCTGCGCGGCGGGTGGGCAGGCAGTGGGCGAGGCACTTCGCTTGATTCGCGACGGGAAGGCGGATGCGATGATCGCGGGTGGTTGTGAATCTGCGATCTCCTATGCCGGTTTTTTTGGTTTCGTTCTCCTGACAGCGCTTGTTGAAAAGTACGAAACGCCACAGATGGCCTCGCGCCCCTTCGACCGGCGGCGAAACGGTTTTGTCATGTCTGAGGGCGCTGGCTCTTTAGTGCTTGAGGAACTTGAACACGCGCTGGCACGAAAAGCGCCAATTTTGGGCGAGGTGCTAGGCTACGGCGATTCGGCTGATGCTTTTCGCATTACTGACATGCACCCCAAGGGAGCCGGAGCCGTTCTTGCGATGCGTGGGGCGCTCGCTGATGCAGGCATTTCTATCGAAGATGTGGATTACATTAATGCGCACGGTACATCGACTCCTAAAAATGATCTCACCGAAACGACTGCGATTAAACAAGTGTTCGGCGATAGGGCGAGTAGCATTCCGATAAGTTCGAACAAATCAATGGTCGGGCACACTATTGGAGCGGCGGGCGCAGTTGAGGCAATCTTCTCTCTTGAAGGAATGCGCCGCTCGGAGATTCTTCCCACAATTAACTACGAGAACCCGGACCCGAAGTGCGATCTGGATTATGTTCCTAATGAAATGCGTCCCTCCGAGCACCGGGTTGTCTTGTCGAACAGCTTTGGTTTCGGCGGACAAAATGCCTCGCTTTGCTTTGGCCGCTACGAGGGTGAGTGA
- a CDS encoding beta-ketoacyl-[acyl-carrier-protein] synthase family protein, with protein MVSEVHITGMGMVTALGSDLETAWSKALRGESGARAVSSFEAGRLPIAGAGEVSLEELAALKERLPEEYAGEGERRVLFALDAAQSALEDAGLALGEADPVRSGVLMGTGLSSYRLEDFAAWIGEDDKFDTTRFAVEIEKTHPAGYFRNPPERATSLISKWAGFRGPSATMTSACAAAGQAIGLGMRMIRRGEADVILCGGADSMIHPVGMAIFLLLGAATTTDAPPENLCRPFDRRRSGLVVGEGAGVLVLESAEHASRRGARVYAKLSGYGSSMDAYQVTAPDPKGRGAARSMSEALRDAGMAPEDIAYVNAHGTGTKLNDPAETLAIKEVFGPWAEKLAISSSKSMIGHLIAACGAPELIFTTLSVARDEVHPTLNLENPDRKCDLDYVPNESRKMAVPAAISNSFGFGGQNVTLVVRKAA; from the coding sequence ATCGTGAGCGAAGTTCACATCACCGGTATGGGCATGGTGACAGCCCTCGGTTCAGATTTGGAGACCGCATGGAGCAAAGCGCTTCGGGGTGAATCTGGTGCGCGAGCGGTTTCTTCTTTCGAGGCCGGGCGTCTTCCCATCGCGGGGGCGGGCGAGGTGTCGCTGGAGGAACTCGCCGCTCTCAAAGAGCGGCTTCCGGAGGAATACGCTGGCGAGGGGGAGCGGCGTGTGCTGTTCGCCCTCGATGCCGCGCAGAGTGCACTTGAGGATGCGGGATTGGCACTAGGAGAGGCAGATCCTGTGCGCTCGGGCGTGCTGATGGGAACCGGATTAAGTTCCTATCGCCTAGAGGATTTTGCTGCCTGGATTGGCGAGGATGATAAATTTGATACTACCCGTTTTGCGGTCGAGATCGAGAAGACCCATCCAGCGGGATATTTTCGAAATCCGCCAGAGCGGGCCACCTCGCTGATTTCTAAGTGGGCCGGCTTCAGAGGCCCATCGGCTACGATGACTTCAGCTTGCGCAGCAGCCGGGCAGGCCATTGGCCTTGGCATGCGTATGATTCGCCGGGGAGAGGCCGACGTTATCCTCTGCGGCGGGGCGGACTCGATGATCCATCCTGTCGGGATGGCGATTTTTCTACTCCTTGGCGCAGCGACGACCACCGACGCCCCACCTGAGAATCTTTGTCGCCCCTTTGACAGGAGACGCTCGGGCCTGGTGGTTGGCGAGGGGGCCGGGGTGCTGGTTCTTGAGTCAGCCGAGCATGCCTCTCGGCGCGGGGCGAGGGTCTATGCCAAACTGTCTGGCTACGGGTCGAGCATGGATGCCTATCAGGTGACAGCGCCCGATCCAAAGGGAAGGGGCGCTGCACGCTCGATGAGTGAGGCGCTTCGTGATGCTGGGATGGCCCCCGAGGATATCGCTTATGTAAATGCCCATGGGACGGGAACGAAGCTTAATGATCCAGCCGAGACGCTGGCGATTAAAGAGGTGTTCGGCCCTTGGGCGGAAAAACTCGCTATCAGTTCGAGCAAGTCGATGATTGGCCATCTTATTGCGGCCTGCGGTGCGCCCGAGTTGATATTCACCACGCTCAGCGTGGCTCGCGATGAAGTGCATCCCACTCTGAATCTGGAAAACCCTGATCGCAAGTGCGATCTTGATTATGTCCCGAACGAGTCACGCAAGATGGCGGTTCCCGCCGCGATATCGAACTCGTTTGGTTTTGGTGGCCAGAACGTGACTCTCGTTGTCAGAAAGGCGGCATAG
- a CDS encoding beta-ketoacyl-ACP reductase: MDLSGKVALVTGGGRGIGRACALALAASGAQVAINYSASQEASEEVKAEIEKAGGRAECYQADVSSFEQVEAMFEKVKEDFGTLDILVNNAGVIKDTLLLRMKPADWDKVIGVSLNGVYNCTKMAAEIMMRARTGCVVNISSIIGIMSGGGQTNYAAAKAGVISFTRACAAEMSGRGLRFNAVLPGMIETDMSEVARKHAGDKIMERIPSKRFGQPEDIAGIVVFLSSSASSYINGEAITVDGGMHIG, from the coding sequence ATTGATTTGAGCGGAAAGGTGGCGCTTGTAACCGGAGGCGGGCGCGGCATAGGGCGTGCGTGCGCTCTGGCGCTCGCGGCGTCGGGCGCACAGGTGGCGATCAACTACAGCGCCTCGCAAGAAGCGTCCGAGGAGGTGAAGGCCGAAATTGAAAAGGCCGGTGGCCGGGCCGAGTGCTATCAGGCGGATGTCTCCTCATTCGAGCAGGTCGAGGCCATGTTCGAGAAGGTGAAGGAGGATTTTGGCACGCTGGATATTCTGGTGAACAACGCAGGTGTCATCAAGGACACGCTTTTGCTACGTATGAAGCCTGCCGACTGGGATAAAGTTATCGGGGTGAGCCTGAATGGCGTTTACAACTGCACGAAAATGGCGGCCGAGATTATGATGCGCGCGCGCACAGGGTGTGTCGTGAATATTTCCTCGATCATTGGAATCATGAGTGGTGGCGGGCAGACGAACTATGCCGCCGCCAAGGCGGGGGTGATTTCATTCACACGGGCCTGCGCGGCTGAAATGAGCGGGCGCGGGCTGCGCTTCAACGCCGTTTTGCCCGGTATGATTGAAACCGACATGAGCGAGGTTGCCCGAAAACACGCGGGCGATAAAATTATGGAGCGAATTCCTTCGAAACGGTTCGGGCAGCCAGAAGATATTGCCGGTATTGTCGTATTTCTCTCCTCGTCGGCGTCGAGCTACATCAATGGCGAGGCGATTACAGTTGACGGCGGCATGCACATCGGTTGA
- the acpS gene encoding holo-ACP synthase → MRLYQGVDLIEIDRIKVAHDRQGAFGKDIFTEAELAYCNSRPDPYPHLAGRFAAKEACLKAFGVGMGGFGAIGRFQEIEVESTPSGKPTLLLHGSMEKMRMRLKIDQVTVSISHADSFAVATVMMLGAAAGVEEE, encoded by the coding sequence GTGCGTTTGTATCAGGGCGTTGATTTAATAGAGATTGATCGGATTAAGGTGGCGCATGATCGCCAAGGGGCTTTCGGAAAAGATATTTTTACGGAGGCCGAACTGGCATATTGCAATTCTCGGCCCGATCCGTATCCGCATTTAGCTGGGCGCTTTGCGGCCAAGGAGGCATGCCTCAAAGCCTTCGGGGTGGGAATGGGTGGATTCGGCGCCATCGGTCGTTTTCAGGAGATTGAAGTGGAATCCACGCCCTCGGGCAAACCTACTCTCCTTCTGCACGGGTCGATGGAGAAAATGCGAATGCGGCTCAAGATTGATCAGGTGACGGTTTCGATTAGCCACGCCGATAGTTTCGCTGTAGCGACGGTGATGATGCTAGGCGCAGCCGCGGGCGTTGAGGAAGAATAA
- a CDS encoding beta-hydroxyacyl-ACP dehydratase: MMRYLLVDRVTSWERGATMVGVKNVTMSEDFLEFHFPRFPVMPGSMILEALVQLTGWLEAASSDFSRWFLLEQVKTVKYYGFALPGDQIELRVEAAGEDEGLALYKGLAQVEGERKVVVDFAGRMVDLKDYEDPAEQAHLFKILNREITLS, from the coding sequence ATGATGCGCTATTTGCTGGTTGATCGCGTGACTTCATGGGAGCGCGGAGCCACCATGGTAGGCGTCAAGAACGTCACCATGAGCGAGGATTTCTTGGAATTTCACTTTCCGCGCTTTCCTGTGATGCCTGGCTCGATGATTCTTGAGGCGCTCGTTCAACTAACAGGATGGCTTGAGGCGGCGAGTTCTGATTTTTCCAGATGGTTTCTTCTTGAGCAGGTTAAGACGGTTAAATATTACGGTTTCGCCCTGCCGGGCGACCAGATTGAACTCAGAGTCGAGGCAGCCGGGGAAGATGAAGGGCTTGCTCTCTACAAGGGTCTTGCCCAGGTAGAGGGCGAGCGAAAAGTGGTGGTAGATTTTGCCGGTAGGATGGTTGATCTCAAAGACTATGAAGATCCTGCTGAGCAGGCGCACCTTTTTAAAATATTAAATCGAGAAATAACACTCTCTTAA
- a CDS encoding lysophospholipid acyltransferase family protein, producing MSPVVGRAAKPRKKRRRSKDKSPLQQNAEFFAVFGALSIIRWIPLWLCNILARLVGAAVFQLAPRRRKILLNNLEIAFPDMSEDERARMARASCRSFVLTGLESVKYLYRFRIDDAEKEVRRMIDGVESVFDQARQLHDEAGGCIFVVPHLGNWELIVHGATIARIPVTVVVRPLDNPKLEKHLFEMRSGSGQEILAKRNALFYLRTALRKGRSVGLLADQHAGMKGIDVPFFGKPASTTTGPAALAISFGRPIMLVACVRKPGGGAYEVLLSDPIVPDTEAESLVEIERLTTLMNVEIEKFVRKCPDQYLWLHDRWKLTKLWGRSAEFLAEKEKEEKND from the coding sequence GTGAGTCCGGTAGTCGGGCGGGCCGCGAAGCCCCGCAAAAAACGACGCCGTAGCAAGGATAAAAGCCCCCTTCAGCAGAATGCTGAATTTTTCGCTGTCTTTGGTGCCCTCTCGATCATTCGATGGATCCCGCTCTGGTTGTGTAATATCCTCGCCAGACTTGTCGGGGCTGCTGTTTTCCAGCTAGCTCCACGTCGCCGAAAAATTCTTCTGAATAATCTTGAAATCGCATTTCCAGACATGAGCGAGGACGAGCGGGCCCGTATGGCGCGGGCGAGTTGTCGCTCGTTTGTGCTGACCGGGCTTGAAAGCGTCAAGTATCTCTACCGTTTTCGAATCGATGACGCGGAAAAGGAAGTTCGCCGGATGATCGATGGGGTGGAGTCTGTTTTCGATCAAGCGAGGCAGCTGCACGATGAGGCGGGTGGGTGCATTTTCGTAGTGCCTCATTTGGGTAACTGGGAGCTTATCGTGCACGGTGCCACAATTGCGCGAATACCAGTGACGGTTGTTGTGAGACCTCTCGACAATCCGAAACTAGAAAAACATCTATTCGAGATGCGCTCAGGTTCAGGGCAAGAGATTCTTGCAAAGCGAAATGCGCTCTTCTACCTCAGGACAGCACTACGAAAGGGAAGATCGGTTGGTCTGCTGGCGGATCAGCATGCCGGGATGAAGGGAATCGACGTGCCGTTTTTCGGGAAACCAGCGAGCACCACGACGGGACCTGCTGCCCTCGCCATTTCCTTTGGTCGCCCGATTATGCTGGTTGCTTGTGTGCGAAAGCCTGGAGGAGGAGCATATGAGGTGCTTTTGAGCGACCCGATTGTGCCCGACACAGAGGCGGAATCGCTTGTTGAGATCGAGCGGCTGACGACGCTTATGAACGTAGAGATTGAAAAGTTTGTCCGTAAATGCCCGGATCAATATTTGTGGCTGCACGATCGCTGGAAGCTAACGAAACTTTGGGGGCGATCGGCAGAATTTCTTGCGGAAAAAGAAAAAGAAGAAAAAAACGATTAA